A window from Brachyhypopomus gauderio isolate BG-103 chromosome 6, BGAUD_0.2, whole genome shotgun sequence encodes these proteins:
- the hepacam2 gene encoding HEPACAM family member 2 — protein MEIVRAAVSMLMCSMVLVSGTDTELIRVKSIFHGTKGQPLHLLVETDFGVNGVQIQGTWFQTSPRHAHLVTFNNNGSIMNLLLKDTLVLSPPNISLSFKCLDEAAEGDYQLNVNFYFPGQDKPVTVTKTISITVNVPLSTPTVEKSMGPPLVEDRDNVTLTCTVESGTKAKYQWLKNGQPISPSERHVFLDNRSVLLISPVKKEDMGWYTCMVENPISQSNSTAVDLSVFYGPYNLEVNSNQGQKIGEVFTVNQGELVFFDCLAESNPPNTCVWISRTNNGTEVLMTGPRFHVPSHKMAQPTKFLCRAFNNVTQKQDEMHFTLVVAVGAGREKHIQRESAVSPLVVITISSLVIIVCMLFVFFRRTCHPKRVLMKIYSRPIPEEKGLHRSGHEDATEDFGIYEFVSIPGRMESAQASSRSLARLDSARDLHTTIYDVIRHVPETPTLSLLK, from the exons ATGGAGATTGTCAGAGCCGCTGTGTCCATGCTCATGTGTTCTATGGTTCTCGTCTCAG gcacagacacagaactgatTAGGGTGAAATCCATATTTCACGGGACAAAAGGCCAACCACTCCACCTACTAGTAGAGACTGATTTTGGGGTGAACGGAGTCCAGATCCAGGGCACTTGGTTCCAAACCAGTCCTAGACATGCTCACCTGGTCACCTTCAACAACAACGGATCCATCATGAACCTGCTGCTGAAGGACACACTAGTCCTCAGCCCTCCCAACATCTCCTTGTCCTTCAAGTGCTTGGATGAGGCGGCTGAAGGAGACTACCAGCTAAACGTCAACTTCTATTTCCCTGGTCAGGACAAACCTGTCACTGTCACAAAGACCATCAGCATTACAGTAAACG TGCCTCTATCCACCCCTACTGTTGAGAAGAGCATGGGCCCCCCGCTTGTGGAAGACCGGGACAACGTCACTCTCACGTGCACTGTGGAGAGCGGTACTAAGGCCAAGTACCAGTGGCTGAAGAACGGCCAGCCCATCAGCCCGAGCGAGCGGCACGTGTTCCTGGACAACAGAAGCGTCCTGCTCATTAGCCCGGTCAAGAAGGAGGACATGGGGTGGTACACCTGCATGGTGGAGAACCCCATCAGCCAATCAAACAGCACAGCCGTGGACCTCAGTGTGTTCT atggTCCATACAATCTGGAAGTAAACTCGAACCAGGGTCAAAAGATCGGCGAGGTTTTCACTGTGAATCAAGGGGAGCTGGTGTTTTTTGACTGCCTGGCTGAGTCGAACCCGCCCAACACCTGCGTGTGGATCTCCAGGACCAACAACGGCACAGAGGTGCTCATGACGGGCCCACGCTTCCACGTGCCTTCACACAAGATGGCCCAGCCGACCAAGTTCCTGTGTCGGGCGTTCAACAACGTGACGCAGAAACAGGACGAAATGCACTTCACCCTGGTGGTGGCGGTCGGCGCAG GCAGAGAGAAACACATCCAGCGTGAAAGTGCAGTGTCTCCGTTAGTGGTCATCACCATCAGCTCTCTGGTCATCATCGTCTGcatgttgtttgtgttcttcAGGAGGACCTGCCATCCTAAAAGAG TGCTGATGAAAATTTATAGCAG ACCTATTCCGGAAGAAAAAGGACTGCATCGCTCCG GTCATGAGGATGCTACTGAAGACTTTGGAATCTATGAGTTTGTTTCCATACCTGGAAGAATGGAGAGTGCCCAG GCATCGAGCAGGTCTCTGGCACGGCTGGATTCAGCTCGAGATTTGCATACCACCATCTATGATGTCATCAGGCATGTTCCTGAAACTCCAACACTGAGCTTGCTGAAGTGA